A single region of the Thermoanaerobacterium aotearoense genome encodes:
- a CDS encoding flavin reductase family protein: protein MAFTEISIRKAFTFLEPGPVILVTTREGDKNNIMTISWHMVTDFIPHIAISTGAWNHSFTTMMKTKECVIAIPGDDMIEKVVRIGTVSGTEVDKFKEFGLTPLPAKSVKAPLIEECIACIECKVEDYIEKHGIVVLEGICLWVDQDKKGKYTFHANGDGTFTVDSDKVLNYRSMMEKWIPEGV from the coding sequence TTGGCATTTACAGAAATATCAATCAGAAAAGCATTTACATTTCTTGAGCCGGGACCTGTTATACTTGTTACGACAAGGGAAGGTGACAAAAATAATATAATGACTATATCATGGCACATGGTTACGGATTTTATCCCGCACATTGCAATATCAACAGGAGCGTGGAATCATTCATTTACAACGATGATGAAGACGAAGGAATGTGTGATAGCAATTCCTGGTGATGATATGATTGAGAAAGTCGTAAGAATTGGTACGGTATCAGGTACGGAAGTTGATAAGTTTAAGGAATTTGGACTGACACCATTGCCTGCAAAAAGTGTAAAGGCACCTCTTATAGAAGAATGTATTGCATGTATAGAGTGTAAAGTCGAGGATTATATTGAAAAACATGGGATTGTTGTACTGGAAGGGATTTGCCTGTGGGTAGATCAAGACAAAAAAGGGAAATATACATTTCATGCCAATGGCGATGGTACTTTTACAGTAGATAGTGATAAGGTGCTAAATTACAGAAGTATGATGGAAAAATGGATTCCTGAGGGTGTGTGA